A region of the Thioploca ingrica genome:
TAAGGGACATTGGCAACTAGCGGCTATGACGGTGTTAGCTTCAGCCGGTGAATTTAACTCGAAGTTAATATTCATCGTTTTGCCTCTGCCAAATAAAGGAGCGAGGTTAATAATCGCACCGGCTTCTGAGATTTGAATATTGCTTGAATCGTAAGGTGGAGCAAGTGAAATTGATTTGAGGGAATTGCCAGAGGGTAAAGAAATGGCATTGGAATCACCAGTAGATAGAGTGGGTTGAGAGATTATAAGTGATTGGCAGCCACCGTCCATTAGGTTTTCTACTTGAATGGAACCGGATGATTTGTTAGGTTCAATGAAACCAGATTTAGGTTCATTGCATTTTTCTACGTGGAGTAAAGGAGAAGTTCTTGGCTGACATGTGCAACTACACGTTAAACTAAGCGGAAATAGATAGTCATAAATAAATTCTTTCTCCGCAGAATCATCGCAATCCTGATTATTGGGTTCATCTACACCAATTATATAAACCAGTTTCTCATCATCACCAAATTCTTGATTGTCATCTACTTTGCATTCACCCGTATCCCCACAAATAGGTATAGCAGGAATACAACCCGCCAACCTAGCTTGATTCTTACATAAATCTATAACTTTCCCTCGAATGAATCTGTTAAAAGACGCATCCGCATCATTTTTATCTGTCTCACATGTGTGCCATTTTCCTCCATCAGGTCCACCCATCTTATCCTTTGGTTCAACAGTTATACTTCCACATTCTTCTTGAGATATAACTGGTTGGCCCAATCCTGATAAAAAAAATAAAATAAAGATGTACTTGAAAAATATTGTCAGATATCGTATTAGTGTTTTCATTGTATTTTAACCTAGCTATCATCTGGCTTAATTGATGACACGCCCTAGTTGTAAAGATTATAATCATCACGCTTTTATCTTTAATGTTAAAGAGGATTTGAGTAGTTATTATCATCACTGTGAGTAACAATTATGGAAATTTCTGAAAGAATCAAATTTATGCGGACATTCAAAGGTTGGTCACAAGATGAAATGGCTGCTAAATTACATATGGCAGTGAGTGGTTATGCGAAAATTGAGCGCGGCGAAACGGATATTCCTTTTTCCAGACTTAAACAAATTGCTAATACGTTTGAAATGGAGTTATCGCACTTAATTGGGTTAAATGAAAAAAATGTCTTTAATGTCACCGGTAATCGCGACACTCATGATAATTCATCAACTATTAATGTTTATCCTTGTCAAGCCGCTAAATTTCAACATGAAAATGAGAAACTACATTTTATTATTGAACAAAAAGATAAAGAAATGGCTTTACTTCAACAACAAAATATCGATTTAAGAGAAGTGATTAGCCTGTTGAAAAAAGAGGAGTAACTTCATAATAATTAAGCAAGCTGTAGCCTGGATGGAGCGCAGCGGAATCCAGGAGCAGAGTTATAACGTATCATTCTGGCCAAAATTCTTCACTCATCACCGGTTCTAAAAAAATGGACAGATTTGAGGAAAAACTATTTGGTCTAAGTGCGTTTCCTTAGCAGCCGTTAACAGTGCATCATCATAAGCATCAGCTAATTTATCAGCTAATTGAGCTTGTAAACTTGGACTATCTTCTAACAATCTCAAAATACGTCTACGTTGTTCAGCAATGGTATATTTCCAACTGTGAGAACGTTTTTCTGGTTGGAATTGCCATTTAAGCAAATGAGCCAGTAAAACCGACCAGCGGCTGAGTAAAGCCCTTTTTTCACTTCTACCCATCGCTTCTAATTCCTCTGCTATATTTTCACTATCCATTTCTGCAAAGCGACCTTGACGGATTAATTGAACATTAGTTATTAGCCAAGCATAAAAATCTTGTTCGTAGGAAGTTGTTGTCTTTTTCATCATATCAATCGATTAAAACAAGTTCTTTCTATAGATTTCATTGTTAATGGAGCCAACGTAGGGTGTGTTAATAAAGCAGCTAGCACACGTTTTGCCTTAGTTGAGGCCCATTGCTGCCACCGAAAAGAGGGTATCCACATCGAATGGTACTTCACCATGCTCAAGTTTGTCAGCTAATACCCGCAGGGTTAAAATTTGAACCTTCAAAATCGCTTCTTCCCGATGTTTACCATAGGCCATCACGCCTGGAATTTCAGGTACTTCTGTCAACCAACGTCCATCCTCTTCCTGTTCGATTTCAATGGTTAAATGCATAATAGATTTTCCTTGTTAATTTCTTATAGCAAGCTGTAGCCTGGATGGAGCGCAGCGAAATCCAGGAGCAGAGTTATAACGTATCATTCTGGCCAAAATTCTTCACTCATCACCGGTTCTAAAGAAAAGGGACAGCCAGGTAAGGTGGGCAAAAGCGAAGCGTTGCCCACCCTACCTGCTTTCGTAGCGAGTTTCAACGCGTAAGGATAAGATTGGTCAATCATTTGCGGAAATAAATTTTTTAAATTCGGTATTTTATCCAATAAACTTTCTAATTGGGTGCGTTGTTCAATAATCGTGCTTTGCCCACTTTGACCCTCAAATCCTCGCCATTGCTCTTTTAAATATTGGAGTTGAAATGGCCATTTTAACAAATGTGCAATGAGGATGATTAAACGGCTTTCCAATTCACGTTTATCACTCCGTGCCATCCCTTCTAATTCCTCAATGAGATGTTCAATATCTATTTCTGAAAAAGAGCCTTTTTTGAGCAGTTCAACATGACGCGCTACCCAAGTGTAGTAGTCTTTTTCGTAAACTTCTGTCCAGTTTTCCATAAAATTCTTTAGCTGATGATTTAAAATAGTGCGTTACGTTATCGCTAATGCACCCTACGTTTCACTGCCATTAAGTTAAGACTTGTTACTTCCCCCTTTGACAAAGGGGGATTGAGGGGGATTTTCTGAGTTAACCGTTTAACAACCGCTGTACTACAATGCCAGCTAACATCATCCCAAATAACGCTGGCAGATAAGCAATCGTTCCATTGATTGCACGAGGACGACCGATTGACCCCGTCACGGGTTGATGTGGTAAAGGCGGACGCGGGAGTTCTTCTGAATAAACCACGGGATAATTAGTTGGAACGCCCATTTTCCGCAAGTAGGCGCGTAATTCTCTGGCTAGTGGACAAATCTTGGTTTGATTTAATTGACTAACTCGAACTTTAGTCACATCTAAACGGTTACCGGCGCCTAAACTAGAAACAACGGGAATCTTTTGCTGTAAACAAGCCGATACTAATGCCGCTTTACAAGCAATCGAATCAATACAATCAATGACAAAGTCAAATTCCCCAGTTTTAACTAAGTTAGCCGCTTGATCGGGATATAAAAAATCGGTCAGAACCGTTAACTTGACTTGCGGATTAATATCTCGCAAGCGTGCTGCCATCACGTGGGCTTTTTTTTGTCCGAGCGTAGAATGTAGGGCAACCAATTGGCGATTGAGATTGGAGGGAGACACCTCATCATGATCTAACAGGGTAAGACGCTGAATACCTACTCTGCCTAACGCTTCTGCCACGAAACTACCGACACCACCGAGTCCGGCAATCAACAGGTGATGATGAGCTAATTGGGTTAATTTTTCGTAACCTAATAAAATTTCAGTTCGTGAGCTAAAACTATCCATTTTATAGCGATAAATTAAATAAAGTGATGGTGTTACGGTTTGTCATTGTGGCAACCTCTACCGGTGATTGTTGGCGTAATTCAGCGACTGTTTGTAAAACTTCGAGTAAGTAAGCGGGTTCATTCCGTTCACCTCGATGTGTCGATAGCGGCTGATCCGGCGAATCGGTTTCAAGTAAAATATTTTCCAAAGGTAAAGTTTGCACCAAACGCCGTAATTTATTGGCACGTGGATAAGTAATTGGCCCACCAAAACTTAAATAAAAACCGCGCTCAATTAATTGCCGAGCTTGCACTTCACTGCCGGCAAAACTATGTACCACACCGTAGCTACCCGGTATCTGCCGAACCTGCTTAATGACATCCTCTACCGAACGGCGGGCATGGATAATGACGGGTAAATGCGCCTCACGAGCTAAATGCAATTGGGCGATAAAAAACCGTTCTTGCTCTGATTTATCCAAGTCAGCTACCCAATAATCTAAACCACATTCGCCCACCGCCACCGGTTGTTCTTGTTCTATCCACTGAGCGAGTTGGTCTAGATGTTGTTGACGATGTTCTGGTAAATACAGTGGATGTAACCCGTAAGCCGGATACAACCCCGAATATTGTTTACAAACTTCCCGTAAACGATACCATAAACCAGCACTGATAGCCGGAACAATTTGGCGAATCACACCCACCGATTGTGCTCGAGCCAGAACGGCTTCCCGATCGGCTGAAAAACTATCATCATCAAAATGAGAGTGGCTATCTATTAGAGTTATCATTTTTATATTCTAAAATTCACTTCATCTTCAAAGGAAGGGCAGAGCAACTGTGCGTAATCTGAGTTAATAACGAATAAGGGTAACCGCTACTTATCGTTCTCGTAAAGCCTGCTCCTGCGCTTTTTTGATTGGTTTGAGTAAATAATCTAATAGCGTTTTTTTCCCGGTTAAAATATCGACATTAACTGTCATCCCACTGATAATTGGGAGTGGTTTAGCTTTCGTTCCTAAATAATTTCGTTCAGTACGCAACCGAATGAGAAAGAAAGATTCACCGCGTTCATTGGTAATCGTATCGGCACTAATATGTTCCAGTGAGGCGCGTAAACCACCAAAAATGGAAAAATCATACGCGGTAAATTTCACCATCGCACTTTCCCCAGGGTGTAAAAATGCAATGTCTGATGGTCGAATTTGCGCTTCAATCAGTAACTTATCTTCTGAAGGGACGATTTCTATCAAGTCCATTCCCGGTTGCACCACGCCACCAATCGTGGTTATTTTTAATCTTTTCACGGTACCCTTCACCGGTGAGCGAACTGCAGTCCGAATGACGCGATCCTCTAAAGCACGTTTCGATTCCGTTAACCGTGATGATTCTGCTTTAATTTCATTGAGATCACTAAGTGCTTTAGTACGAAAACTCATTTGCAATTCTTCGATTTTACGCTCGGCTTCAGTAACGGCAGCCTCAGCACGAGGGATATGCAGACGAGCACCTTCTAATTCGGCTTTAATTGAACTCGCTTCACGTTGCAAACGCAATAAGTCGACTTCTGACATAACCCCTTTTTTAACCAAAGGTTCGGTGATATTCAATTCTTTTTGTGCTAGTTCATAACTTTGTTGCAATTGCTGTTGTCTTGAGGCTAATTCTTTGATTTCTTGTTTTTTTTGTGCTATTTCTTGGGTTAAGACTTCAATCTGACTTTGTAATTCCTGTTCTCTGGAACGCGCTAAAGCTTGTTCATTCAGAAAAGGTTCTGTCTGGGCTGGGGTCAGATTTTGAGGGAGTTTAAAAGGCTTTCCTTGAGATTCTGCTGTTAAACGCACGATCTTAGCTTGTAAGGTAGCCGAGGTGACTTGACTTTCACGATAAGAGGAAGCAAAGCGCGTATCATCAATGCGGAGTAGAACCTGACCGGTATTAACTTGATCACCTTCTTTGACTAGAATTTCAGAGACAATACCCCCTTCTAGATTTTGTATCACTTGGACATGACGAGAGGGAATAACTTTACCGGTACCTCGAGTGACTTCATCGAGCGTAGAGTAATAAGCCCATATCATCGCTGTAGTGAAGAAACAGACGGTTGTCCATAAAATAACATGACTCAATGGATGAGCCTCTTTTGCCAACAATTGTTGATATTCTCGCATACCACGATTTGAGCTTCATGAATAACTCGGTTACCCCACCAGCGGCTGGGGAGTACTTAACCAATAACCTTGCACATAATCGACTTGAATTTGTTTTAATTTTTTAAATAATTCCTCAGTTTCTACACTTTGGGCGATGGTTTGTAAGTTCATCAAATGGGCAATTTCATTAATGGCTTTCACTGCAGCTTGCTGAACAATATCTTGAGTCATCGCTTTCACAAAAGCACCATCGATTTTTAAAAATTCTATCGGTAACATTTTTAATAGGGTAACCGAACCGATTCCGGAACCAAAATTACTCAGCGCAAAGCGACAACCGAGTGGTTTCAAAGTCGTCATAAAATAAAGGACCCCACTTAAATTCGTTAAAGCGGTGGTTTCGGAGATTTCAAAGCAGAGTTTATCTGCCGGAATCTCGGCATCGGCAATTAATTGCAACATGCTCACTGAAAAATTTTGCTCACTTAAGGATTGACCAGAAATATTTAACATGGCTACTTCTAATTTTTCCAAATGTTCAGGGTGACATTTAAGCCAAATCAATAGGTGACGTATTACCCATAAATCTAAAGAAGACATTAAATTATAGCGAGTAGCCACGGATAAAAAAGCACCTAAAGGAACTAATTGACCTTGAGCATCTTTCATTCTTAATAACACTTCGTAGCGATAACTGGTTGGAGAGGTGCTCGCTGAGGTCATGGACACAATCGATTGGTGAAATAAACAAAAACCCGCTTCTTGCTCTAGATTATCATTAATCAAATTAACCCATTGAATATTTTGATCAGTGGGTTGTTGCGTTTGCTCTTCTTGATAAATATGCACCTGATTGCGACCGGTATTTTTAGCCACATAGCAAGCCGCATCGGCCATAGCTAAGGCACTCTTTAGATTCAGTATTTGACTAGATAACGGCACTAAGCCAATGCTGATACCCAAGGTGAAAATACTTTTTTCTATTTGAGCATTTTTCCAAAAAAATCGATAGCTTTCGATTTGTTCGCATAAACTAGTGGCGAGTTCAATTGCCGACGTTAACGAACAGTTTTCGAGTAACAATCCAAATTCATCACCACCCAATCGTGCTAATATCGCCGACGTATCAGCAGCCTGCATCTTTACTTTATTTTGTAATATTAAAGCGACATCTTTTAATAATTGGTCTCCGGCTTCATGTCCACAAGTATCGTTCACAATTTTAAACTTGTCTAAATCCATATATAACAAGGCGTGTTCACTACCAGAATCACGCGCCTCGCGTAGAACCCGATTAAGTTGGGTTTTAAATTCCAGCAGATTCCACAAACCGGTCAAAGCATCATGTTTAGCTCGGTAGGTCAATTCTTGAGTCATCTTGCGATTTTCAGTGACATCATGAACGACTAAAACGACACCAATGAGATTACCATCACGGTCTCTAATCGGCGCTGCTGAATCTTCTATCGCAAAATGCTGGTTATGGTGACGGTGAACTAATACCGTATGATAAGATAATTCCACCATTTGACCTTGTTGTAAACACCGCTGGATAGGAAATTCTATCGGTTGCTGGGTATTTTCATCTATAAGCGAATAAACTTGGTTCAAGGGCAAACCATAGGCTTCTTCAGTAGTCCAACCCGTTAGCTTTTCCGCTACGGAATTTAAAAACTCCACTTCACCTTTCGCATTAGTGGTGATCACGCCATCACAAATGGCTGCCAGGGTGATTTGCGCTTTTTCTTTCTCATCAAACAGGGCTTCTTCCGCTTGCTTAGCTTGCAAAATATAATGGATGCGGTTACGCAATACATCTAAGTTAATGGGCTTAGTCACATAATCAGTCGCACCAGCGGCATAAGCTCGATCAACCCATTTGCCCTCAACAAAAGCGGTAACCATGATAATCGGCAGATTTTTAGCTTGCGGAAATGCCTTAATCTGAGTACAAGCCTCTACTCCATCGAGCACCGGCATATCCGCATCCATTAAAATTAAATCGGGTTGAAATTGAAGAAAAACTTCTATCGCTTGTTGACCATTTTCTGCCAATTCGATGAGGTAGCCATAGCGTTGTAAAACTTGCTCTAACAATTGGCGGATGAGCGGCGCATCATCAACGACTAAAATCCGGGCTACCTTATTAATCATCGTGGCTTACCGGAGTCAAAATCAGGGTCAACTGCGCTAATTCAGTTTCGAGAGAAGCTAAATGAGTCGCTAGCGTGGCTAAATTATTTTGTTGCGCCAAAGATTCGATTCTTTCACATAATTTACCTAATCGAATCGCCCCGATTTGCAAACTTTCCCCCCTAAACCGGTGTGCTTTGCGCCGTATATTTTCGTTATCATGACTGACCAAACTATCCCGCAAAGCTTGAATTTGTAAAGGGGCTTGTTGTAAAAATTGTTGAACCAGCAACAATGTCATTTCATGACCCATAATTCCCTCTAAATGTTTTAGATGATAGTGATCAAATGAAGGGATGGCAAGAAACTCATTGTTCTCTGGATTGGTATTTTTATCTGCTGACATAATGACTTAGTCGTTTAACTGTGCATCTAAAATGAATGCCAGCGTCAATGTAAAAAATAAGGTATACACCTTGAATTTTATTCAGTTATTTAATTAGAGTGGTTTTTTAGCCGAACATCGCTATACCAAACCAACCCTAGGAAAAGCTATATTTAAGCAGAATTTTACCATTAGTGAACCACTCTGAGTAGAGGCATTTAAAGCAAGGATGGTTATTTTTACCGCAAGTAAAACCAAATGTTTAATCAAATGACAATTTAAAGCTATTTTTTAGGCTAACTTAAGAAAGTTTTATCAAACATCTTTGCGTTTGCCCACTTTGCCTTTGCTATAATGAGTGTTCAATAAAAATTTTAAGGACAATCTTAATGAAACAAGTTGCTTCCTTACGCTATGGTGTCATTTTTAAAAAAGCTTTCTGTGATCCAGAAGTTTTCAAAGGGTTCGTGCGCGATATTCTTGGTATTCAACTTGAGATAGACACTGTGGAAACCGAAAAAACTTTTAGCATTCCGCTCGGTCGTATCCAACCACGGTTCGATTTATTCGCCGAGGATAAAAAGAACCGTATCATTGTAGATATTCAACACGAACGTCATGCGGACCATTATGACCGATTTTTGCATTATCACTGCGTTGCACTATTAGAACAAATCAGCCAGTCGCAAGATTATCGACCCGCATTAAAAGTATTCACGATAGTGGTGTTAACTTCTGGTGACAAGCATAAAAAAGATGTCTCCGTTATCAATTTTGATCCACATGATTTAGTGGGTAATCCTTTAAACGAAATTCCTCATAAGATTATTTATTTATGTCCTAAATACCTCAATGACAAGACCCCGCCAACTTATTGGGAATGGTTACAAGCTATTAATGATAGTTTGGATGAACAAGTAGAAGAGACTCACTATCATTTACCTGAAATTCAAAAAATTTTTCAGCATATAGCCAAAGATTTACTTTCTCCGCAAGAACGTACCAGGATGATCGAAGAGTATCATCTGGAAGAGTTGAAACAGTCAACCGCGCAACAAAAAGCCATTGAAATTGCTAGTAACTTGCTGATTAAAGGACTCCCCTTAGCGATGATTGCGGAAGTGACTGGATTATCAGCAACTGAGATTTTAACGCTAGCTGAATTAGGAAAATTAGATCTAAGCAAATAAGGTGGCTCCTAATAAAGGATTAAATAAATGACTGAATTAATAGAAATTGAAGCTGAAACGTTTGCAGATGAGGTAGGAGATATGCCTTCCAAGAACCATAGTCTAATAATGGGTAGGATAACCGGTTTGTTATTTAATGATGAGCGGTTTATTGTGATGCCAGAACTAAGTCTAGATACCAGCCAAATTGATCTCAATCAATTTAATCTTAAAGCTAAAGACGAATTAATTCCGGATGTGTGTGTTTATCTAGAACTGCCTGAAGAACCCGAAGATGAATTGGATAATGACATTTTGAGAATGACTCAAATGCCCGAGTTAGTGATTGAGATCCTTTCTCCAAAGCAACCGATTAATGAAATCCTCTTAAAATTTAAAGCTTATTTTACCCTGGGGATTAAATCATGTTGGTTAGTTATTCCTTCGGTGAAAGTTATTAAAATATATTCTGCCAAAGGAAATAATATCTTTGATATACAACATGATAATGAAGTTATTGATGAAATCATCGGGATTCGATTACCTATCCAGAAAATTTTTGGAAAGATAGCAGCAACTCGAAGCTAAAAGTTATTCATAGCATTTCTTGGTAGAATAAGTAGGGTGAGCGATGCCTACCCTACTTACTTATTCATGTCTTTAAATCTCAAATCAATGGCACCATACCTAAAATAACATTATCATAAAAAATTATAAACCGTATTTGATGGTTCAGTGATTGTTGTTATATATCTGAAAGTGTTGGTATATTCTCTTAAAGCTGCTTCTATTTCCCATTGAGGTTGCCAACCAAGCAATTGACTGATCTGAGTGATATCGGCACAAGAATGATGAATATCTCCTTCACGAGGAGGTAAATATTTGGGCCTAATATTAGTTTTTAAAATCCGCTGTAATAATTTAAAAAGTTGTTTAATACTGATACTTTTACCACTACCCACATTAAATACATAAGCGCCCTCTCCACATGCTTCTAGCGAATGAATATTGGCACTGACGACATCTTTAACATAGATAAAATCTCGAGTCTGTTCCCCATCTCCGTAAATAGAAGGTCTTTTTCTATTTAAAAGTCGGTTAACCAAAATGGAAATCACCCCGGAATAAGAGGATTGGGGCGATTGTCGCGGTCCATAGACATTAAAATAACGCAATCCAACCGAAGAGAGTCCATAAATTCGATAATAAAGATTAGCTAACTGCTCAGCATAGTGCTTTTCTAAAGCATAGGGACTCAGGGGAAGGCAAGCAGTTTCTTCCTTGAGCGGGAGGTCATTATTTTCTCCATAGACAGCAGCAGAACTGGCAAAAATAATTCGTAATACCCCGCTCAAACGGGCGGCTTCAAAAATATTAAAAGTTCCTATCGTGTTGTGGCGAAAACTAGTTTGCGGTTGTTGAATAGAAAGCGGAACGGATACCAAACCGGCTTGGTGAAAAACATATTTAATGCCTTGCATCGCAGCGAGCACGGTATGAAAATCACTAATATCCCCTTTGATCACTTCTAAATGCAGTTGTTTGGGTAAGTACTGTAAATTTTTCTCCCGACCAGAGGAAAAATTATCGAGTACTCGAACTGATTCCCCCCTCTCAAGAAGGTATTCAACGAGGTGAGAACCAATAAACCCTGCACCGCCGGTCACGAGTATTGCAGGATGAAATAATTTCACAAATGGAGCCCTCTATCGAAAATTAATGAATTGGTAATCTTTAGTTTAGTAGACAAATTAAAAATTTCCCGCTAAAAATTTCGCTAAGAGTGGTTCAATTGCATGATGGATGTTAAATTCACTTTTAACCCGTCGTTGTCCTTCGGTAGCAAGACGAATGCGCATCTGACTATCGTCACTTAATTGCACCAGTCGTTCAGCGAGTTCTTCCCAGTTAGCTGGACTGAACAATAAACCGGATTGTCCTGATTCGATGAGTTCCGGAATACCAGCAACGCTGGGAGCAATAACCGGTACTCCCAAAGCCAGCGCTTCGATTAACACCACCGGCAAGCCTTCCATGAAACTGGCCAGCACAAAAATATCTGCCCGAGTAAATTCTTTAAATACTTCTGGTTCTGAAGCTCGACCAAGCAGCAAGCAACGTTGTTGGAGTCCCTGTTCTTGAATCCGTTGTTCAATGTGGGTTCGCTCACTCCCTTCGCCAATTAGCCTAAGTTCAAGATTAGCACCCCGCTTGATAGCCATTGCCAAAGCATCTATTAAACCCAGCAGCCCTTTCTCTGTAGCCAGCCGGCTTACACACAACACCCGCACTTGATCTTCTTGCGTTTTTTGACCTAAATGAACCGGCAGATTTTCCATATCGATGCCACAGCGTGACACGAATAATTTGGGCCAGTAAATGGGATTTGCCAAACGCATCGCTTGAGCACGACCAAAATGAGAAACACAAGCAACGAATTGAGCAGCCGCTATTTTTTGATTGAGCAGTTGTCCAGCTTCATAATCAAAGTCACTCAGTCCATGAAGTGTCAAGCTCCACTTGAGTTTCAAGAAATGACTAGCCAGCAAGCCAACAATAGCCCCCGCTTGGGCGAAATGGTTATGAAGATGATCGATATGGCGTCGCTTCAGTTCTTGAGCAAGCAAGATAGCTTCGGCAAAGTAAAATATGGCGTAGAATAACGCTCGCAGGCCAGGTACTCGATGACGAAAAGCTAAAACTAAGGTTCGCAAATAGCTCAATGGCGCTTGAATGAAGGAGATTAAATGAGATTGCAACACAGCGATCGGTGAAATGGGAAAAACGTACCAGGTATTTTCAAATTCCTGGCGATCTACTGGCGCCATAATTTCTTCGGGTAGCGGACGTCGCACACTGAAGGTTTGGATATCGAGACCACGCTGTCGTAAAGCCACTATTTCACGGCGAATGAAGGTATGTGAAGCGGCTGGATATTGACTGATAAGATAGGCTATACGCACGATTTAATGTACCGGTGGATGAAATCGACTTAATCGCCAAGCCAAACGTGATACGGAAAGATGGCCGGTTCTGGAACGAGTATGTTGGCTTTGAATATCACAGCGGCGGAGAGTGAACAACGATGTACCCAATTGATTAGGGCCCCACTGAGTCGTAACGGCTTGGTGATAACCGGCTTGTTGCAACGCTTTCAAAGTCCGAGCATCATAATTGCCATTGGGATAGCAAAATGATTCTACCGGGATATTCAGACGTTCTTGGAGAATTTGGCGTGACTGATTTACTTCGTCAAAAATTTGATCTTCACTGCATCCAGGTAGAATTGGATGTGACATCGAATGTGATCCAATTTCATGACCACCCTGCACTAATTCTTGTAATTGTTGCCAACTCATCATGCCGTCCCACGCTGGACAAACTGGACCGCCGACAGCGTCTTCTAATAAGGATATCCACATTAACCGTTGCGCTGGGGTTAGCATTTTAGCTTTTTCTACCACATTAATGATCATCTGGCGTGGTGTGGCGGTAGTCGTGGTGATACCCAATTGACTCAGCCGTTGGTCAGTTATGTTAGCATCCTGCTCAACAGCACGGGAAAGCGCATAGGCAAGACGATCATGCCAAAGCATTTCGTTATGTTCAATGTTGTTTACGACGACGAAAAAACTGGCACGGATCCCCGCTGCTTCAAGTATCGGCTTAGCATAGAGGAAGTTATCTCGTTGGCCATCATCAAAAGTGATGGCTAGTAAAGGACGTTTAGTTCTTTCGCCGGTTTGCCAACGAGTTAAATTCTCAGCGAGTGGTCCACAGGTAAAGTAGGTTACCAAAACGTTTATAAACCAAGCTAATTC
Encoded here:
- a CDS encoding transcription factor, MBF1, producing MEISERIKFMRTFKGWSQDEMAAKLHMAVSGYAKIERGETDIPFSRLKQIANTFEMELSHLIGLNEKNVFNVTGNRDTHDNSSTINVYPCQAAKFQHENEKLHFIIEQKDKEMALLQQQNIDLREVISLLKKEE
- a CDS encoding heme biosynthesis protein HemY — translated: MDSFSSRTEILLGYEKLTQLAHHHLLIAGLGGVGSFVAEALGRVGIQRLTLLDHDEVSPSNLNRQLVALHSTLGQKKAHVMAARLRDINPQVKLTVLTDFLYPDQAANLVKTGEFDFVIDCIDSIACKAALVSACLQQKIPVVSSLGAGNRLDVTKVRVSQLNQTKICPLARELRAYLRKMGVPTNYPVVYSEELPRPPLPHQPVTGSIGRPRAINGTIAYLPALFGMMLAGIVVQRLLNG
- a CDS encoding hydrolase, TatD family, translating into MITLIDSHSHFDDDSFSADREAVLARAQSVGVIRQIVPAISAGLWYRLREVCKQYSGLYPAYGLHPLYLPEHRQQHLDQLAQWIEQEQPVAVGECGLDYWVADLDKSEQERFFIAQLHLAREAHLPVIIHARRSVEDVIKQVRQIPGSYGVVHSFAGSEVQARQLIERGFYLSFGGPITYPRANKLRRLVQTLPLENILLETDSPDQPLSTHRGERNEPAYLLEVLQTVAELRQQSPVEVATMTNRNTITLFNLSL
- a CDS encoding secretion protein HlyD; the protein is MREYQQLLAKEAHPLSHVILWTTVCFFTTAMIWAYYSTLDEVTRGTGKVIPSRHVQVIQNLEGGIVSEILVKEGDQVNTGQVLLRIDDTRFASSYRESQVTSATLQAKIVRLTAESQGKPFKLPQNLTPAQTEPFLNEQALARSREQELQSQIEVLTQEIAQKKQEIKELASRQQQLQQSYELAQKELNITEPLVKKGVMSEVDLLRLQREASSIKAELEGARLHIPRAEAAVTEAERKIEELQMSFRTKALSDLNEIKAESSRLTESKRALEDRVIRTAVRSPVKGTVKRLKITTIGGVVQPGMDLIEIVPSEDKLLIEAQIRPSDIAFLHPGESAMVKFTAYDFSIFGGLRASLEHISADTITNERGESFFLIRLRTERNYLGTKAKPLPIISGMTVNVDILTGKKTLLDYLLKPIKKAQEQALRER
- a CDS encoding PAS domain S-box/diguanylate cyclase (GGDEF) domain-containing protein, translating into MINKVARILVVDDAPLIRQLLEQVLQRYGYLIELAENGQQAIEVFLQFQPDLILMDADMPVLDGVEACTQIKAFPQAKNLPIIMVTAFVEGKWVDRAYAAGATDYVTKPINLDVLRNRIHYILQAKQAEEALFDEKEKAQITLAAICDGVITTNAKGEVEFLNSVAEKLTGWTTEEAYGLPLNQVYSLIDENTQQPIEFPIQRCLQQGQMVELSYHTVLVHRHHNQHFAIEDSAAPIRDRDGNLIGVVLVVHDVTENRKMTQELTYRAKHDALTGLWNLLEFKTQLNRVLREARDSGSEHALLYMDLDKFKIVNDTCGHEAGDQLLKDVALILQNKVKMQAADTSAILARLGGDEFGLLLENCSLTSAIELATSLCEQIESYRFFWKNAQIEKSIFTLGISIGLVPLSSQILNLKSALAMADAACYVAKNTGRNQVHIYQEEQTQQPTDQNIQWVNLINDNLEQEAGFCLFHQSIVSMTSASTSPTSYRYEVLLRMKDAQGQLVPLGAFLSVATRYNLMSSLDLWVIRHLLIWLKCHPEHLEKLEVAMLNISGQSLSEQNFSVSMLQLIADAEIPADKLCFEISETTALTNLSGVLYFMTTLKPLGCRFALSNFGSGIGSVTLLKMLPIEFLKIDGAFVKAMTQDIVQQAAVKAINEIAHLMNLQTIAQSVETEELFKKLKQIQVDYVQGYWLSTPQPLVG
- a CDS encoding multi-sensor hybrid histidine kinase, giving the protein MSADKNTNPENNEFLAIPSFDHYHLKHLEGIMGHEMTLLLVQQFLQQAPLQIQALRDSLVSHDNENIRRKAHRFRGESLQIGAIRLGKLCERIESLAQQNNLATLATHLASLETELAQLTLILTPVSHDD
- a CDS encoding nucleoside-diphosphate-sugar epimerase is translated as MKLFHPAILVTGGAGFIGSHLVEYLLERGESVRVLDNFSSGREKNLQYLPKQLHLEVIKGDISDFHTVLAAMQGIKYVFHQAGLVSVPLSIQQPQTSFRHNTIGTFNIFEAARLSGVLRIIFASSAAVYGENNDLPLKEETACLPLSPYALEKHYAEQLANLYYRIYGLSSVGLRYFNVYGPRQSPQSSYSGVISILVNRLLNRKRPSIYGDGEQTRDFIYVKDVVSANIHSLEACGEGAYVFNVGSGKSISIKQLFKLLQRILKTNIRPKYLPPREGDIHHSCADITQISQLLGWQPQWEIEAALREYTNTFRYITTITEPSNTVYNFL